TCTCTCAGATTTCTTAAAAGTAAGTTTAACTTGggcttattttttccctcttcagaGAAGCCTTTCTGTATCTTTCTCCTACACGGCCTGTTATCAGTTATGGGCTATGTTCTGTTACCAAGGATAACAAAAGCATTCCAGGATAATCACAAGGCATActtggtttctttgtttaatCATTAATTTCTGATATGTATGTTTTGGCCTGAAGTTGACAGAAAAGGAAtattcaagctttttttttaatttctgtaaagcaggaataatttaaagcaaatacaCCTAAAAATTTAGGTCACCAGCACTAGCTAGAACTTTTCTTGCAGTAGAGAAAAAGAGCTTCATTTAAATTATAACCAGAATTCAATTAGCTATTAAGATAAATATTGTTGTATAAAGTATTGGCAGTTTGTTTAGATGAAGATTTTTGcaaagtgtattttaatttgagaatatattttaaattctagACTAGAATCCTTACatgtaaaagcaaaattttttaaatggtttgtAAAATAATGAAGATGACTTTAAAGTCctataatgaaaatataataaattgcTTTGTCTTAGTCTGCTTGAAGTGTTTTACTGGAATATAGTTGCCTTGTATGTTTTGGTGGTAAATGGCCTGACCCTTGCTACATTTTAGGGAACAGTATCTTACAACACTGGTTTTTAAGATTAGTTCTTAATACATATCCTATTTGAAAACAATAGTTTCCAGACCTCTCTCTTAGAAGTGCTTTCAGACCATATTGTCTTTGAATACCTGCATTAAAGGAAGAATGCCTGAGTTTCAATGGTTGCACAAGGTAAGCGACAGCACATTTAGTACTTACCTTATAATCTTGTGTTATGATTATGGAACAAGAAGTGTCCACACCTACTTTCTGGTACCAGCACTTTGAGCAAGAACTTTATAACAGCTTCCTTTTTGACAGAGGTGAGAAGTAAACTTAGTGGTCACAGATAAGGAGTCAGGCTGTGTTGATAGTAAAGACAAGTGGTTAGAGGCAGCCAGTGGAAGTAATAATGCCTTAAGGAACCTTACCATGCTGGTAGCAGTATGTAacaagtctttatttttaaagttgagTGCTCACATTTAAGacaaaaaagagacaaaaataatgcaCACATCATTTTTAGGACACTTAGAAATGCATTCACCTCGCTCAGTTTCAGATAACACCACAGGTAGGATGATACCCTTAGCAGCCAAGTTAGGAGGCAGGTATCTCTGGGATATTGCACTGTCCAATAAGCTAGAACCACAGCTTCCTGTTGCTGTTGGAACAATGAACCATTACCAGGACAGACCACATCATAAGAGCCTTGAACAGCTTAATACTTACACCAACAAACCTGGCCCATGTGTAACTGGATTTCAAGTATATTAAGTATTCCACAACCTCCAGCTAAAAGTCAGCTAAAATTTACATTGCAATTAGAGTTTAAGACAACAGCAAACACAAAGATTTGCATTCCAATTGCCATTAGATTCCATGACCTGCTTCTCCTATTGTAAGCATTACAGTAGTCACAGTACAAGACTCCTCTTGTTGATCACATGATGTTTCCCCTGCTAAGACTATGTTCTGGATGAGGCAGCAACATCACTTTTTCTGCTCTCAGGCATCTTTGTAGAGTTTGCTGTAATCCAGGGATGAAGCAGTACATCCTTCAGGGGCAGTCGATAGAATGGGTTATGCTTCAGGAGCTTGGAAATTAAATCCCTTGCACCTTCTGTTACAAATGGAGGAAACTTGAATTCCAcctaaggaaaaggaaggacagTAACTATGACACAAAAGTTCTTTGGGAATAACCAAACCAGAGAGACAAAGGACTCTACCCTCCATGATACCTCTAGGAAGGGAAGCTGTGTCAGCCTTGGGGAGTATGCACCTTACACCAATGGAGATGAGATCAAGTCGTATCATTACAATTGTGAAGAAACAAGGTTCTCATTGCTTGCAAAAGTTAAGCtagtgtatttttaatgtacttgaAACAAGATTAGTTTGCTGGAACCCTTCTAGGGTATGCAACAGGAAAAACTGAGCTTATGTATTTTTAGTAACATCGACTGTTCCGTATTCATTTTATAAATTGGAAAAGGAAAGCTATGGAGAACATCAATTGCTTTATGAAAGAGGTTGAAGTTCAGATGCAGGTGGAAACAGGGTATAACCAAGGAAGCAAGATAAGGTATCTTAAGACCTTAGTCATTCTACTGAATGACTGAAGACAGTTTTAATGATCTAGTTTTATGCCTATCCTTGTCTTGCTACAGTTCTAGTTATAATACATGCCCTTCTTCAAAATGCCATTAAGCTTCaataaaacaacagaagtgAAAGGCAGCATGGTTGAGTTAATACAAATAAATGTTGACACATACCCTGGAAATAGCTCTGTAGGTTTCCTGGTATGTTGCTGCTTCAAAAGGTGGTTTCCCTACAAGAAATTCATAGCATAGAACTCCCAGACTCCAAATGTCCACCTTTTCATCATGCGTTCTTCCCTCAATCATTTCAGGAGGCAGATAGTCAAGTGTCCCACAGAGAGTTgttctcctgaaaaaaaagtatgttaaTGTTTTACTGATTATGACAATTGTAAGATCCAGCATTAGCTTCTATCTGGCTCAGTGCTGTCTACCCTGGATAGACTCAACACCACCAGAATAAAGAAAGAAGTTCCAGCAGTAAGTTTTTGACTTTTGCTTTAAAGCATCTCAGTCACTACATTCAgtcttttgcttccttttttcatttcacttgcCAGATCAAATATAATCTTCCTTTGTCAGGTGCAATTCAGACTAACTGAGAAAACATCTTAAGTATACTGCTAGTGTGATGTTCAAACACAAGAGCTAGTCTGTCATCTTGGAGACCTCTATAACCCTTCTTCATTTGTTTCAGGTTCAGCAAGTTTTGAACTAcacaactagaaaaaaaaaaacaggatcaTATCACTCCCTCTCTACTATAACAGTTAAGTGTTAAGACCTTTGCTGCTGTGGCCCAGTTCTTAAAAGACTTTTTACCCCAGTATTAGGAAGTTCATATTTACCTCCATTCCACAACTGTGTGACAAAGAAAGCTAACATTTCCACTACAGAAGTATTTCACTGCATAAGATATATATTGCATTCTCACCTAGAAGATGGAGCATGCACCGACCATCCAAAGTCAGCAATTTTTAATTCTCCATTTGAGCCAAGCAACAAGTTTTCTGGCTTGATGTCTCGGTGAATCACACTCTTTGAATGACAGTATGATAAGGCATCTGCTAGTTCTGTGATGTACTGTATTTAGAAAGAGAACAGATCTTTGAGGTATAAGGACATTGTCACTCTAGCTTATCTGGCTACAGTCCAGCCTTTTCCAGGCATTATCAGTAGTTTAAGTTATAACAATTACCCTTAAGCCCTTAAAGTCTGGCAACACAGACCCTGCCTGAAGTGTCCCAGCACTTGCATTAAGCAATGCTGAACATGTAAGTGCTGTGCAGTAGCTTGTCCTCCCACCTTACTCCTTGTTACAAGCACACAAGCAAAGTAGCATCTAAGGAAACTGTTTCACACAACAGAATATAGAACTTGATCTGAAGAGCTAGCTTTATGCTGCAGATATTCCAGATACGAAGAGCAAGTAATGTATAACAAGCTAGAACAACCTACAGTAGCAGTTCTTTGCTCATCAAACTTGGTAAGCTTCTGAAGTTCTTTGTAGACTTCTCCACGAGGTGCATACTCCAGAATCAGGTAGACTCTTGTCACATCATGGAAGTAGCCGTATAATCTGAGAATGTTGGGGTGCctgcaaaaacatttaaatgttcTTCTGAACAGGCTATTTGTCCATATAACTCCCgatttccttttcctgcctccCGCCTTTCAAGGCAAGCACAGGAACTTCAACTTCTTGTAAGCATTCCTTCAGCTCACAACGTACCCATTAAGAGAGCTTCATACCAGATGGTTTTTATCAAATCAGCAGCTCAGACTCCCTACCAGCAAGCAGCTAGCCAAGAGCTTGGCTAACTCATATCTTCTTGAACATGGCTTTCACTATAGCAGCTGGAAGAGTAGATTATCACTGAAGGTGCcaatttttgtgggttttggaaTTTAAGCTTAAGcactttaaacattttctgtggAAACCAATTTCTTCAGCAGGTTGGGATTATTTTCCAGGAAGCAGAATACCAGAAGCAAGCTCAGACTCATAAGAAATTGCAGTTACCCACATAAACCCAAGCAGCAGACAAGTCTTtgttgtttcaggttttttgtaATAGGAAGATTTGTAACTAGAGGTTACACTTCATTGCAAGATATATAAAGCAGATGCAGAAAGGCAAGAATCCTAACTAGCGATTTCAAGGTGTCctatgtttaaaaagaaacttcttttcttcagcaggATATGTTACCATAAACAAGGTTACTTTGTTTATTTGAacacaaacaaagcaaagtgTAATTGGTCACTAAACTTTACCTAAGATGAGACTGGATTTCAACTTCTCTTCGTAGTTGATGTTCTACACCAGCTTCCTCAAGTTGTGTTTTAAAGAGCACTTTCAGTGCAAGAATAAATTTACTCTGCTTCTCACGTGCCAGGTACACATTTCcaaattttcctttccccagagGACGACCAATTTCAAAATCATCAAGAGACCATTGCcttctgcaaaaggaaagagagagttACAAAGCTAGATACTTGTGTGGGCTTTGACTCCTAGGTTTACAATCTATAATATTCCTGTTCAGTAGACACTTAGgcatctgaaataaattttttttaagaaaacaccAAGAGGATAAAAGATGCATTGAGACTTTTGAAGAGAAAGTTCTGAAGGCTATTTCTTCCTTCCTAAAGTCTATGCACAGAGACTAATATGAACTACACCACTACAGACTCGCTGTATACCAAGCCAGGCTCATTCCAATACACTTGATAGAGACACATTACTAGTGCATTCAGAACTGTTCAAGGCAGCCCTGCAACAACTCTTAACTTCATCCTTAGTTAGACCCCGGTCTCTCACACACAGGAAGGAGGCTTTGTTTGTAAGTGTACACTCTGTGATTGGAGCAGTGGCTATCAGTGTCATCTCATGGGAAGAGCTGTTACTCATTTAGCCAAAAGTTTTCTTTAGATTACAGCAAGTCCTTGTTCCTGACAGTTATCAGGTCACAGTAAGCTTTCCTAGAGTTTCTTATTAGTCTCTTTGAAGTGTAGGGCCACTCATCACCAAAACCAAGGGGCTCAAGTAGCCTTTAGCTTAGCTAAAATTTAGTTGCAGCACAAAATcctagaaattaaaaacaagcctAATCCAACAGGACTCAGGGAAAACAATTTAAGCATAAAACTTACTTTTTAGtctcttcacttttctttttagcagtctcttcatttctctgtttAGAGGTGCTTTCTGCTTCAGAATTCTTTGCTATGTATAGAAAAGTAGATCAACTTTATGAACTAGACCCATGAACACAATACAAAAATTCACATGGGGAACAAATCTGGTGATCTCTGTGCAGTATTTGCAACAGCTCTTAGAATACATTcaataacatttttaacaaCTTAGTGTAGCTTACTACTggcaaagcagcacagcagctatCAGTGTTaccaaaatgtaatttaaaacactttCTTGAAATTAACATATTAATAAGCTTTCTCACtaaaagaaattacagtatttttgtcTAGAAGAGATGAACATTAACACTAGAAGAACTGTGATACATGGGTGCCAGTTACATGAATACACAGCTAACTAGTGAGCATCAGGACATTTTTCAAGGAGAGAAACATCCATTTTGTCTCTAAATCAACAGTTCAGTAACATCTAAGCTGcagtctgtgctgctgttctgtttcAGGGCACAACCAAGTACTTCTCTATAGGGCTGTCCCACATCATCATCACCTTAAGTTTTTCTGCACTGCACAGCAGAAGTATCTTAAGTGTCACAACtgtataaaatacaaacatgtaCAACATTCTAAGAATTACCAGGGACTGGAGCCTGTTGAGATTTTTCATTGTTCTTGCTTGGAACTTGAGGCCTAGAGGTCGCTTGGACCAGAAGTTTTGGTCGGGGCTGCTGCATTGTCTGGTGATGAGACAGTTTTTGGTTTGACAGTACAGATTTCTGTGATTGCACAGGAACTCGCTGGGCCAAGTTTGAAGGACACAGAACACGTTGTGCTTGGACTCCACTGTTCAGTAAGCGGCTCTGGGCAGAATGCTGAGACACAGGGACACGTTTTGGGCTATCCCAAATGGGATTGGCAACCTTCCAAAAGAAAAGATGATGTGCTAGTTATAGAGTAGCAGACTGTAACTTTCAAGGCTTCATTCAGTAGAGCAGGAAAATACCACAAAGCACGTTACCAGGAGATACTAGGATAGCCTGGTCTTACGAGTAAAGGTCTTCTTAAGTTTCTACACTGACAAGAGGCAGTTAGCAATTTTCTACAGCAGTGTACTTATTTACAGCTAGCAGAACTTTTCCACACACATCTGAAGAACATCAGCCAAAGGTATTAAGGCAGCAGATCCTTACTCTAAAGGCATAGTATTTGagttatttcttcctttaatgTTATTCATCTTAGCATACCTTGCATTAGCAATAGGAGTTgagcagagcaaagcaagtTTATTTAGTAAAGTTCAACTCTCTGCTTTGAACCTTTTACATCCAGTAAGGGAAAGTAGTTTAGGTTTATATATAAGAAATTCTTTGTCATTCTAGAATCCTTTGCCTATAATTAAGTTCAAGTGCTAATGACTAGCTTCTCACATTTTTCACCTTCTAATGGTACCTATGCAACAATttgtacttttttcttcccctagATACTATTTACTCTTCTGGTTTGATTCATTAACATAACATACTGGCAGCTTGAGTAAAAACAACCTTTGTCTATACTATTCTCAAACCTTACCAGGACCTAGTTggttttacattaaaatagtaAGAAAGCACCTGTattttgatatatatatatatatataaataaatacacacacacactagtACTGGTGCTCAGGCATGTCAATAGTGACATTAACATAGTGCCTGCTTTTGGAAGCCACATCTGGAATCAGTTGTCTACATGTACTTGCTTTCCCCTTAAAGGATCTTGTACTTAAAACATGAGGATTTCAAATTTCAAGTATGATATActaatataaattataaaaaagtCCCTGGGCAATCTTGTTTCCAAGAAAAAgctactgaaatacagaaaatgggCAATTGTTTCCTGCATATAGAAAACATTGTTTCAAGacaggttttttccccccttttttcctgttggatACCAGAAATAACCAGCACAGGCGGTATGAAACGCGCAGCTCCTGTGTGAGCCGCGGGAACACCCAGCAGCCTCACCAGGCGTTTACCTTGGCAGCACGACCGGGGTATCCGGAATGGTTCTCTTTCGTGTTCTTGTCCATAGTGCCCGAGCAGCAGAGCTACCATACAGCTTAGCCTACAGGTGAGACGTAGCGGACAGATGTCAGTCCCACAGAAAATTCAGCGCCTTGGAGCTCAAAcccccctttctcctcccccccaaaCTGGAACGGCGGGAGGTCCGGAGACTGGGCCCGGAAGGGCCGGCCCTGCCGCCCCGCCGCAGCACCTCACCTCAGCACCTCAGCACCTCACCGCCCTGCCCCACAACCTAACACCCCCAGCCCGCGCTCCCTGCCGcccgctgccccggcccggcccgctcaCCCACCCCCGGCCTCCGCTCGCTCCGGCCGCCGCGGCTGTTTGAATTCAAACGGCCCTCCCTTATATACCCTTTAAACTCCCGCCGCTCCCCATTGGCCCCTCTCCCGCCGCTCGCGGTCGCTGATTGGTTCCTTTTCAACCGGCCCGCCCGCCGATTGGCTCTCCGCACGCCCCGCTGGTTGCGACGCCGGGCCCGGTGGCCGCCGGGCTGTGGGGCGCATGCGCGAGGGCAGCGCGCTGCGCACCCCGCGCACCCGGCCCGCCCCGGGGGCGGTGTTTGCGCTGCATGCGCACTTGACGTGCCGTGTCCGCGCCGCTGGCTCCGCCCGTACTCCAACTGCGTGATCGGCGCCCGCTCGCACTTCGCTCCGCAAAGTCTGCCCGCCCGGGTCTTCCGTTACGCAAATCGCGTACGCCCAGACCACCCACCTGTGGCAACGCTACAAGTCCCGTCCCTTCCTCGCAGCCACCCAGGCCTCGGAGCGTGCCGGCGGCGGGGGGCAGGGCGCCAGGTCAGTCCCGCATCCTGCGAGGCAccagcctcttccctcttcccctccacaCACGCACCCGTCGCCCCGAGCCGAGGGAGGAGCGGTGCTGCCACCTCGCGTGGAGCCGAGCGCGAGTGGGGCCGGGGCCATTGTGTCCAGCGGGTGAGGTAGGTGCCCCGGCGGGCAGCTCGCAGCCCCGAGGAGCGGGAGGACGGGTGGAGGGGTGAAGCAGGCCTCTGCCTCGCACTCACCCGGCcgggcagcccagggcagcgCTCCACGTGCCGCCAGCTCTTGAGGACACGCGCGGAGGGGACGCCCAGCCCGGCGCAGCGCAGGCTGCCCGCAGACAGCGAGCCCCGCGCCCCTCCGCCGGCCCCCGTGCCCCGCAgcgctgccccgcagcccccggcagCTTGCAGAGCCGCCCGGCTTCTGGAGGAGACGCCGGAGCGGACAGTCCGCGAGCGCAGTTTGTGAGTAGCGACGTGAACAGGAGCGTGAGGCTGTTGAGGTGTCTCGGCTGCCTGAGGGCTCCTGCTCACACCTGTGCGGGGCCTGGGCCGCGGAGGGACAAGCGGCGGCCGAAGCCAGGTTCAGTACTGCGGGCCTCTGAAGAACCGTGATCGAACGCAACTTTTAACTGTCGCTGCGGTGCGGAAAACAAGCGCGAAGGAGACCCTGGTGTGTGTGTTGGTGTTTACAAGTGGTACAGGATAGGTAAAAAGAAGATGTCAGGTCGTCGTGTCGCTGCTGCATGTGATAGACGTCAGCTGCCACGGGGCATGGGGAGCATGGCATCCCCCCTTCTTGACCCGCGTCCGCTTCGGCTGCCGTTTCTTGAGGCTGACGTGAGTAGGAGCTTGGGGCGGGCGGTGGTGCTCTCGGGACAGGCTGCGGGCCTGCGGGGAGGCCTGCAGCGctccgcggcggggccggccgcTCGTGATTTCACAACCCGCTCACGTCCCCGTGTTTGGGATCCCAGTGTCTCGGCGGAAGCGGCGTTTCGGAGCTTTGCAGCTGGGACACAAAAGAATCCCGCCCCCCAACCCTCCCCCCCAACCCCCGCCCCGGCCATCATCCGCCCTCCTGCGCGGAGCCGCTCCCGGCCTGCGGGGCCTGCGGGCCGCGTCCTGCCCTGAGCGCGGCTCTTCGGGCGAGGCCCCGGGCTCCCCGGGAGGGGAACGGGGGCGATGGGacccccgggcccggccccccccgcccctccccgccgcgCGGGGGCTCCCTGCGCGCGTCACGCGTCACGTGCGGCGGCGCCGCTGCGGgtggccgggccgggcccgggtCACGTGACGCCGCCGTTCTCTCCCGCAGAGTCGCCTCCAATCGATCTGCGGGCGCTCGATGCAGCAGCCCTCGCGGAGGAGCATTCTGCGGtcccggccgccgccgccgcctcctcccctgccgccgccgcccaTCGATGCGCTCAGGGCTCCGGTCGCCATTTTAGGGGGCGAGCGAGGGAGGCAGAAGGAAGGCACGGTAGGTACCGGGGCCGCGCCGGGCTCCCCCTCGCCTTTGGCTCCGCTGCCGGGGCCGGGTCTCGCCCTCCGCAGCCGCCGCCCCAGCCCGCTCGCCCAGCCCGGCGTTCGGAGCCCGTTTTCTGTGACCGCCGCGCTGCGGACAAGCACTCCCCGCCCTCATTCAGTGCCTTTCCCCCACGCCCCCTCCCTGCCCGGTTATTGGTCCCCGGCCCCGGTGACTGGTCCCGCAGCCCGGGGCTGGCAGAGGCGGGTGCAGGGGCGGGAGGATGCGGGGTGCCGGGAAGGAGCGGGTCGGGGCTGTGCCCCGCACGCTGTGTGCCCATCCCCTGCCGGGTCCGCCCGCGCTGCCGAGGCTGAGGGGGCGATCCTGACAGAACCTTTCTGCTAATGCCGCGTTCCTTCTGGCTTCGCTCTTGCTCCTTGGTGCAGTTCGCCTGCTGTTTATCGGTGAGGTTTTTAATTTCCACAGCAAACAAGTACAACAGGTTTCTCGTTTCTTCCATTCTTACCTAAAATGCGGTAGTACTCGATGTCtgcactgaaatgcagcagGATGTGCTTTATTTAAAGGTTGTGGCTGTTCCACGCAACTCTCTTGtatgtgatttttcttctttatctatTTCAGGCCCCTCCAAGGCATTCCTTGCTCACAATGTATAGAACAAAAGTCAGTTTGAAAGACCGTCAGCAACTTTATAAACTGATAATTAGTCAGCTGCTGTATGATGGATACATAAATATTGCCAATGGCTTGATAAATGAGATAAAACCACAATCAGTCTGTGCACCATCTGAACAACTGCTGCACCTAATTAAGTTAGGTAAGCTGGAATAAAAAGCTAACCTGAAAGTTAAATTTCTAAATCCCTAGCTTAAATCCTTGTGTATCGAGGGGTTAGTGTTATTGAAAAGACATATTTTATGCAAAGGTTATGTCTAGTAATAGCATAACACTTTGTATATTTAGACACAGCCTTTGCCcctgtggctttttttgaaGGGCATTCTAGCTCTGTGTTTCATCCTTTAGTATGCATTAAAAGCAACACAGATCACTGACGAGTGTTGTCAAAATCTATTAATTTGAACTTCTGCAGCACATCAGATTACCTGCTTAGGGTCCTGGGTGACTGGCAAGTTGGTAAAAAATAAGCTTCCGTAAAGTACTGAGTCCACAGACTTAATAGAAAATTCACCCACACAGTTCTCTGCCAacttgagaaatattttctatatgATTCTTCCTGACAGTGTTGGAAGGGGAGCAAGCCCTTCCATTGGCAGTCTTTGCTAATCTTTATTTATCAGTTTCAAGAAAATAAGCTTCACAGTCAAGGGTCACAGCAAAGTTATTGCCTgttctgtctgtgtgtgtctttcTGAAAGCACAACTGTGCCACAGCCTGTGGTCAAAATACCTCAGCTGCTGTTGAAACAAGCTGGCTAAGATACTGGAAGAGGTCTAGCCATAACATCATGTCTTCTCTGTATTGCAACTGAACTGGTTCTGCTGCCTGAACTAGTTGAGTTCCAAGAGTATAAATATTTGAAGCCTTTTGTTTGTCTGCAGTTAGAATGCTACACTTGCAGTTTGTTGatggaaacaacaaaaacttcTCCATTGCATTTGATCAGTTGATGATCACAGTTGTGCATAAGGCTGAAAATTCTTCTGTCTGCCCTGTTGCCACTTCCAGTGCTGAACTGTCTCTGTTCTGTAGATGAATCCTggaaataagaaacaaaaagaaaatctatagAGTAGGTGTGAAGAGGAGTAAAAATTTTCCTTTGCAATGCTGGGATCGTTGATTATGGATtaggttttttccttcactgcagtaaaacagaaattaaaataatcagtaaatGCTAAACCTGTTCTGCTACCTCAGCTTTGTTTGTGTTCTCTTAAACCTGACTTGTAGTCTTTCCAGAAGTCTGGAGCATAGATCTGGCCACAGCCTTTCTGTCCAAGGAGAAGGTTAACCTGGTTTAAGTGCATCAACTTCTCTCTTTTCAGGAATGGAGAACGATGACAGTGCTGTTCAATATGCAATTGGACGGTCAGATACGGTAGCTCCAGGCACAGGAATTGACTTGGAATTTGATGCAGATGTACAGACCATGTCTCCTGAGGCTTCTGAATATGAGACTTGTTATGTCACATCTCATAAAGGACCGTGTCGTGTAGCTACGTACAGCAGAGATGGACAGTTAATAGCTACAGGATCTGCTGATGCCTCAATAAAAATTCTTGATACAGAGAGAATGTTGGCCAAAAGTGCTATGCCCATTGAGGTAAACATGACCTGAATCGTAACCACTTTGTGAATTCTTGAGGTGCTGTTTCATGCCATGTCTGTGCCTTGTGGCTGGCTCAGAGGGTTGGACTAAATATCTGTCTCACCGTATTTCCCACTCCAACAGCAGCTCATAAAATACccttgaagaaaaggaagaagaaataggGCAAGTATACCCATGTAACTTCTGGCAGCCATCTAGACAATTGAGCCAGAATTTGCTTCTAATAGTTGCTGGTAATTACTGTGTTGTATGAACACAGATCATTTTTTACCCCACTTCTGGCCTCTGCAGCCTCCAGAGCTGTGTTTCAGAACTGTTTCACACTATGCTTACttagctgctttatttttttctccagttatCATGCAGCATTTCAAAAGTGGGGGGGTGCTTTTGTACAGAGTGCACACTAAATTCTCTGCAGTGCCCTGTGTGAGTAAAAGGTGCAGTTTTCCCACTTGGTGCAGCTCCCCTTAATTCTTATGGCAATACAGTATTTTGACTTAGACTGTTTATGAAGTAGGTGATAATGGTTTTTTTACACCAGTTCCCTGCCAGTGAAACTAATTTGTCCTTGAGCAAGTCAGTGGACCTTTGTAAAGATACAAGGATCTTAACCTGATTAATAACATATATGTCATGCGTCAGGTAGCTGGTTTTGTCCGCTCTGGCAAGCATCAAaccttattttttctgtcaaagGCATATTCTGCTTTCTAACACTGACTTGTTGGATGTTCTTTGTAGGTCATGATGAATGAGACAGCACAGCAAAATATGGAAAATCACCCTGTTATTCGGACTCTGTATGATCATGTGGATGAAGTTACGTGCTTAGCTTTTCATCCAACAGAACAGATCCTAGCATCTGGTTCAAGGGACTACACACTTAAATTGTTTGATTATTCAAAACCTTCTGCCAAAAGAGCCTTCAAATATATACAGGTTAGATACAATACCAGTTCAGAGCAACCCAAGCTTGAATGTCTTAGTCGTGAGGTATCAGTGAGCTGTATTGTGTCTGAGTTTACAAGTGGTTAGGTGTGCAGGAGTATGCAGCTACAGATGTGCAGACATTGTGGTAATTACATGTTAAGAGTTTGTGCATAATAGATGCCTATAGTCTTCAGTGCCTGTCTGCTTTTTGTTAACCTAAACCAAATCTAAGACAGGTAGCTTTGAAGTCAATTATACTCTCTTTGTTTTGGAGCAGAGTTTGGGATTATGTGGTGATGGGCTTTGGGGTGTGTGGCTGGCTGACAAAGCCTCCTGTCGCTTCTCTGCAATACCCCAAAAATGAGCAAGGTGCTCTAGGACAAAACCTATGATACATTTAAAGGTAGCCTGTTATTTCAATCCTATAGAAAgcattttccattttgcaaCAACAGAACATGTGCTGATAATTAGATTTTTGGCCACCAGAACTGACATTCTCATTTcagatctttttctttcttacaccAATTATGTATTTTTGATCAAACAGGAAGCAGAGATGTTGCGCTCCATTTCTTTTCACCCTTCTGGAGATTTCATACTTGTTGGCACCCAGCACCCTACTTTACGACTCTATGATA
This sequence is a window from Apus apus isolate bApuApu2 chromosome 15, bApuApu2.pri.cur, whole genome shotgun sequence. Protein-coding genes within it:
- the CSTF1 gene encoding cleavage stimulation factor subunit 1 isoform X4 produces the protein MPRSFWLRSCSLVQFACCLSAPPRHSLLTMYRTKVSLKDRQQLYKLIISQLLYDGYINIANGLINEIKPQSVCAPSEQLLHLIKLGMENDDSAVQYAIGRSDTVAPGTGIDLEFDADVQTMSPEASEYETCYVTSHKGPCRVATYSRDGQLIATGSADASIKILDTERMLAKSAMPIEVMMNETAQQNMENHPVIRTLYDHVDEVTCLAFHPTEQILASGSRDYTLKLFDYSKPSAKRAFKYIQEAEMLRSISFHPSGDFILVGTQHPTLRLYDINTFQCFVSCNPQDQHTDAICSVNYNASANMYVTGSKDGCIKLWDGVSNRCITTFEKAHDGAEVCSAIFSKNSKYILSSGKDSVAKLWEISTGRTLVKYTENRTCFGAVVLTIGLLQKRTLVSHGNILKTATAGAGLSGRQVHRTQAVFNHTEDYVLLPDERTISLCCWDSRTAERRNLLSLGHNSIVRCIVHSPTNPGFMTCSDDYRARFWYRRSTTD